TCGGTGGCGTGCGTGTGGGCAATGGCGCACGGCGCGCTCGAACACAGCAATGCCGATGTCGCGGTTGCCATCAGCGGAATTGCAGGGCCGGACGGTGGATCAGAACTCAAGCCCGTCGGCACGGTGGTATTCGCAAAGGCCGTACGCGGTGCTGACGGAGAACCCGAAGGCGAGATGAAGCTGTTCGAAGGTCAGAGCCGCAGCGAAGTGCGCCGTCACGCGACGCTGTGGGCGCTCGAACTGCTGCTGCCGTAGAGTTCGTGCGCGCGCGCTTCGAACGCGGCAACCATCCTGCGAAAAGCGCGGTCGAAATACTGACCGGCAAGCGCTTCGAACACCGTGCTGCGGAAGGTGAAATCGACCGAGAAATCGACCTCGCAGCTGCCGTCGGGCAACTGGTTGAAAGTCCAGAGGTTGTCGAGGTCCTTCATCGGTCCGTCAACGTACTGCACTTCGATGCGGTTGGGCCGGTCCTTGGTGACGCGCGAGGTGAACTTTTCACGCAGCTGTTTGAAGCCGACCAGCATGTCTGCGACCATCTCGGTCTCGCTGTCGGATTTGACGCGGGTGGCGATGACCCAGGGTAGGAACTCACCGTAACGGCCTACATCGGCAACAAGGTCGAACATCTGCTCTGCGCTGTAGGGCAGCAGGTGGACTTCGCGGATGCCGGGCATCAGCCCTGCTGCTTGGCCAGTTTGGCTTCGCGCGCGGCCTTCATCTGCGCGAAATCATCGCCCGCGTGATAGCTCGAACGGGTCAACGGCGTCGCTGCGACCTGCAGGAAGCCCTTGGCCTTCGCGATCGAACCGTAGGCGCTGAATGTCTTTGGATCGACGAATTCCTCGACCTTGGCGTGCTTGGGCGTGGGCTGGAGGTACTGGCCCATGGTGATGAAATCGATATCCGCGCTGCGCATGTCGTCCATCACCTGGTGGACTTCGAGGCGGGTTTCGCCGAGGCCGAGCATGATGCCGGATTTGGTGAAGATCAGCGGATTGTGCGCTTTCACCTCTTCGAGCAGGCGGAGCGACGCGTAGTAGCGCGCTCCCGGACGGATCGTGGGATAGAGCCGCGGGATCGTCTCAAGGTTGTGGTTGAACACGTCTGGGCCAGCTTCGCAGATCTCCGCGATCGACTGTTTCATCCGTCCGCGAAAATCGGGGGTGAGGATCTCGATCGTGGTGTTCGGCGTCTCGCGTCGCAGGGCCTCTATCACCTTTACGAATTGACCTGCCCCGCGATCGGGCAAGTCGTCGCGATCGACGCTGGTGATGACGATATGCTCGAGACCCATCGCCGCGGCGGCTGTGGCCGTGTGCTCCGGCTCGAGCGGATCGACCGGCATCGGCATCCCGGTCTTGATGTTGCAGAACCGGCACGCGCGGGTGCACGTATCGCCCAGGATCATCACCGTGGCGTGCTTCTTGGTCCAGCATTCGCCGATATTCGGGCAGGCAGCCTCTTCGCAAACCGTGTGCAGGTTGAGATCACGCATCAACTGGCGCGTTTCGTTGTAGCCCTTGCTGGTCGGTGCCTTGACGCGGATCCAGTCGGGCTTGCGTTGGCGTTCAGGCCGGGGAGCGGTCGCGAGGTCGTTCATGCCAGCGCACTTAGTATCGGGGCTTGCCAGAGGCAATGCCATGCGGCAATTCGCCGCGCTATGAATACGAAGCCGTCGCTTGAACTCGCCAGCCTGATCGAAGGCTATCGCCGTTTCCGCAGTACGGGATGGACTCCTCGACGCGAACGCTGGGCTGCGTTGAAAGAAGGTCAGGAACCGCGGGTGATGGTGATCGCCTGCTCCGACAGCAGGGTTGATCCCGCACAGATTTTCGATGTCGATCCGGGCGAGATTTTCGTTGTGCGCAACGTTGCGGCGATGGTCCCGCCCTTCGAGACGACCCCCGGCCACCACGGCGTGTCGGCGGCACTCGAGTTCGCGGTCCAGGTTCTGAAGGTGCGCGAGATCGTGGTGATGGGTCACGGGATGTGCGGTGGCTGCAAGGCTGCGCTCAGCCAGGCAATGGCTGGAGCCGAACCGGGACAGGGGGGCTTTATCGCCGACTGGATCGAATTGCTCGACGACGCCCGAGAAGAAGTGGTCCATGCGCACGGCACCGAGGGCCGTGAGGCGGAAAAGGCGATGGAATTGGCGGGCGTGAAGGTCAGTCTCGCAAACCTGCGGACATTCCCATGGGTGGCAGAGCTGGAAGGCCAAGGGAAGCTGACCCTGCGCGGCGCGTTCTTCGCGATTTCGGACGGAGTTCTGCACATCCTCGATGAGGAAACCGGGGAATTCGGCCCGGTCGAATAGCTTGCGAAGTCGGGCATCGCGCCTCATCTGTGACGCATGACTGATTTAAACCAGCGCAACATTGCCCTGCTGATCGACGCGGATAACGCCCGCGCGGAAGGTATCGATCCCGTCCTGACCGTCCTTGCCGAGCTCGGCCAGGTCAACATCCGCCGCGCCTACGGAAACTGGCGCAAGACATCGCTTAAGGGATGGACCGATCGGATCCACCGCTACGGGATCGAGCCGCAACAGCAGTTCGACCTGACCAAGGGCAAGAACGCCACCGACATGAAGATGACGATCGATGCGATGGACCTGCTGTTCGGCGGCCGGGTCCAGGGCTTCGGCCTGATGAGCAGCGACAGCGATTTCATGCCGCTCGCCATGCGTATCCGGCAAGACGGCTATCCGGTCTACGGCTTTGGCCGGGCCAAGACACCCGAAGGGTTCCGCGAAGCGTGCACCCGCTTTATCGATGTCGATGCGTTGATCGATGCCGAGAAAAAGAACGACGGCAAGGCCACCGACGCGGTCAAGGCTGATGGGTTGAGCGACGTCCTGCTCAACTTGCTGATCGATGCATACAATGCCAGCAAACGCGACGAGCGAGGATATGCAAGCTTGTCTGAAGTCGGGCAGCGCGCGGGCAATCGCTCGAGTTTCGATACCCGAAACTACGGCTATGCGCGGCTCAGCGATCTGATCGAGACCTTGCCCAACTTCCAGACCGAGCGACGCGAAGGCAACCAGTTATGGATCAAGCGGCTACGCTGAGCTATCTCCAGCGCTGAATCGACAACGGCGCGCACCCTGATCGGAATGCGCGCCGCTGCTTTTTGTCCGATCGGTGCCGGTTTACTGGCTTGCGTCGCCGTCCGTCGCTGGCGGCGTAGCGGCTGCCGCCGGTTGTGCGGCCGCAGCAGCACTGTCAGCCTGCGACTTGGCATAGGCTGCCCACAACTTGGCAATCGGCTGGCGGTTGCCCTGCACCTTTGCGAAGGACGCTTCGGCTTCGGTGAACTTTCCGGTTCTGACCTGGGCGATCCCCATGCGAGTCAAGACCTGGTTGGCATCCACGCCCGGCAATGCGATGGCCCGTTCGTAGTACCCCAGCGCTTTGGCGGGCTGGTCATAGCTCAGGAAGGTGTCGCCGGCAGCGACAAGCGTAGCAAGGTTGGCGTTCGGCTTGTCGGCATCGCTACCAAGCTCGGGCAATCCGGTCTTGTCTGCCGCCGCCTGTTTTTCAGCCTCAGCCTTGGTCTGCTGGATCGACATGTCGCTGGCACTCAACTGCCCCGCTGCTACACCTTCGTTTATGACCTTCAGGATTTCCGCAGGGACACGGCGAGCATCCCCCGAAAACACGTAGTCGAGGTAATCACGCTTGTTACGCAGCGAGTTGGTTTGCCCAGCAAGACGCATCAGGTCGAGCAACGGCGCTCCGTCGAA
Above is a window of Tsuneonella mangrovi DNA encoding:
- a CDS encoding type II toxin-antitoxin system RatA family toxin, yielding MPGIREVHLLPYSAEQMFDLVADVGRYGEFLPWVIATRVKSDSETEMVADMLVGFKQLREKFTSRVTKDRPNRIEVQYVDGPMKDLDNLWTFNQLPDGSCEVDFSVDFTFRSTVFEALAGQYFDRAFRRMVAAFEARAHELYGSSSSSAHSVA
- a CDS encoding CinA family protein codes for the protein MTDSVLPQDIVDLARRVVEENAKVGRMVATAESCTGGLVAAALTEIPGSSAVVDRGFVTYSNEAKQESLGVSSELIETFGAVSVACVWAMAHGALEHSNADVAVAISGIAGPDGGSELKPVGTVVFAKAVRGADGEPEGEMKLFEGQSRSEVRRHATLWALELLLP
- a CDS encoding carbonic anhydrase gives rise to the protein MNTKPSLELASLIEGYRRFRSTGWTPRRERWAALKEGQEPRVMVIACSDSRVDPAQIFDVDPGEIFVVRNVAAMVPPFETTPGHHGVSAALEFAVQVLKVREIVVMGHGMCGGCKAALSQAMAGAEPGQGGFIADWIELLDDAREEVVHAHGTEGREAEKAMELAGVKVSLANLRTFPWVAELEGQGKLTLRGAFFAISDGVLHILDEETGEFGPVE
- the lipA gene encoding lipoyl synthase; this translates as MNDLATAPRPERQRKPDWIRVKAPTSKGYNETRQLMRDLNLHTVCEEAACPNIGECWTKKHATVMILGDTCTRACRFCNIKTGMPMPVDPLEPEHTATAAAAMGLEHIVITSVDRDDLPDRGAGQFVKVIEALRRETPNTTIEILTPDFRGRMKQSIAEICEAGPDVFNHNLETIPRLYPTIRPGARYYASLRLLEEVKAHNPLIFTKSGIMLGLGETRLEVHQVMDDMRSADIDFITMGQYLQPTPKHAKVEEFVDPKTFSAYGSIAKAKGFLQVAATPLTRSSYHAGDDFAQMKAAREAKLAKQQG
- a CDS encoding NYN domain-containing protein, with amino-acid sequence MTDLNQRNIALLIDADNARAEGIDPVLTVLAELGQVNIRRAYGNWRKTSLKGWTDRIHRYGIEPQQQFDLTKGKNATDMKMTIDAMDLLFGGRVQGFGLMSSDSDFMPLAMRIRQDGYPVYGFGRAKTPEGFREACTRFIDVDALIDAEKKNDGKATDAVKADGLSDVLLNLLIDAYNASKRDERGYASLSEVGQRAGNRSSFDTRNYGYARLSDLIETLPNFQTERREGNQLWIKRLR